In Fodinibius saliphilus, a genomic segment contains:
- the guaA gene encoding glutamine-hydrolyzing GMP synthase, translating into MQHRPEDWILILDFGSQYTQLIARRVREFNVYCEIHPFNKDLDTFSDNPPKGIILSGGPSSVNDEGAPELNTDIFEWDVPVLGICYGLQILAHNIIPGSVEKAERREFGRSDLIIDDQSDLFKNIPQESVVWMSHGDHIQELPSQYEIIGHTDNANVAAVRHTDKPIFGVQFHPEVVHTVYGKQILGNFVSDICELEGNWTAKSFIESTIEEIREKVGDDRVVCGLSGGVDSTVVATLVYEAIGDQLQCIFVDNGLLRKNEFQKVLDIYEDKLHLPVKGIDASEQFLKNLKGVFDPEKKRKIIGNTFIDVFDDAISHDDTFKYLAQGTLYPDVIESVSFKGPSATIKSHHNVGGLPEEMNLDLVEPVRELFKDEVRNVGRELGIPDDFIKRHPFPGPGLGIRVISDVDKSKLDMLREADDIFISELRKQDLYDEVWQALVALLPVQTVGVMGDERTYEFTAALRAVTSVDGMTADWAHLPHPFLSHVSNRIINEVPGINRVVYDVSSKPPSTIEWE; encoded by the coding sequence AGGTATTATTTTGTCAGGCGGCCCCAGCAGTGTTAATGACGAAGGAGCTCCGGAACTCAACACCGATATTTTTGAATGGGATGTACCTGTTCTAGGAATCTGTTATGGACTCCAAATATTAGCTCATAATATCATTCCGGGTAGCGTTGAAAAAGCAGAACGTCGCGAATTTGGACGTTCAGACCTCATCATTGATGACCAAAGTGACTTATTTAAAAACATCCCTCAAGAATCGGTAGTTTGGATGAGTCACGGCGACCATATACAAGAACTTCCATCGCAATATGAAATTATCGGTCATACCGATAATGCCAATGTAGCTGCAGTAAGACATACCGATAAGCCTATTTTTGGGGTCCAGTTTCACCCCGAAGTAGTTCATACCGTATATGGAAAGCAGATTCTGGGTAATTTTGTGTCTGACATTTGTGAGCTTGAAGGCAACTGGACGGCTAAATCATTTATAGAATCCACCATTGAAGAAATTCGTGAAAAAGTAGGTGATGACCGAGTTGTCTGTGGTCTGAGTGGCGGAGTTGATTCTACAGTTGTAGCTACACTCGTTTATGAAGCTATTGGCGATCAACTGCAATGTATATTTGTTGATAACGGCCTGCTACGGAAGAACGAATTTCAGAAAGTATTAGATATTTATGAGGATAAGCTTCATCTTCCGGTGAAAGGAATTGATGCCAGTGAGCAGTTTCTTAAGAATCTGAAAGGCGTTTTTGACCCGGAGAAAAAGCGTAAGATCATCGGTAATACCTTTATTGATGTATTTGATGATGCCATCTCACATGATGATACCTTTAAATATCTTGCCCAAGGAACACTCTATCCGGATGTGATAGAAAGTGTTTCTTTCAAAGGTCCTTCTGCTACAATTAAATCGCACCATAATGTAGGTGGGTTACCAGAGGAGATGAACCTTGATCTCGTGGAGCCGGTTCGAGAACTCTTCAAAGATGAAGTTCGTAATGTAGGTCGTGAATTAGGTATTCCTGATGATTTTATTAAACGCCACCCCTTCCCCGGTCCCGGTTTGGGAATTCGGGTAATATCTGACGTTGATAAATCAAAGCTTGATATGCTTCGCGAGGCTGATGATATCTTTATTAGCGAGCTACGAAAGCAAGATCTTTATGATGAAGTTTGGCAGGCCCTGGTAGCTCTGCTTCCAGTTCAAACCGTTGGCGTTATGGGTGATGAACGCACCTATGAATTCACCGCAGCACTACGTGCTGTAACCAGTGTTGATGGCATGACTGCCGACTGGGCTCACCTCCCGCATCCATTTTTAAGCCACGTTTCAAACAGAATTATCAACGAAGTACCCGGTATTAATCGTGTGGTTTATGACGTTAGTTCTAAGCCACCCTCAACTATTGAGTGGGAATAA
- a CDS encoding ABC transporter substrate-binding protein: protein MEFLFKLQNALIKKTVLLLISSFFLFAGTLQAQSFDKGLKLYQQGKYKEAASVFTQIDTDKGHLFSGKAYFGLGKYLTAKSYLEQLDSDDTAELYLEAQYNLALADFQLGQYGKALNRLYLLKDQERKTQLVTDAINFYDDILHFLTMNQRKNAFQQADAPQIKYDLVNAAFGDVDYSIAKMLYSQLVQTKIDTTIPAMQKLSKMIRDSVSYAVEKSYNNSPTIPKGLTYNIGAALPSYDNDSADFEVARSLYFGFVLAAETFNQQHPNKKAFIRFQNTAANKDTAAFAMNNFGWNFNADAILGPLFSEPAKKMAEYAEQYQIPMLAPLANSDELDGDNPYVYQANPTLGSHGKQMAEYAVNTLNMDTLAVIAEKNTLGVSAAYEFRNRAERLGARVSYFFIEDFASQGFELTEYTKYFTGDSVKVDTLGYHELDGIYAPFTGQAAPTLAELLWVDLEGLSSTLPILGSQVWGDINVPKDQFDNRNIYFTESFYLNKKSQKVEQFSKRFEERFDIEANRFSMIGYDAAGFVLRTLNRIGNPALLKDALKNQPLYEGLISNISFEGDRVNQQVKIFTVSKTGVQPVLKYR, encoded by the coding sequence ATGGAATTTTTATTTAAACTGCAGAATGCTCTCATTAAGAAGACGGTACTGTTACTGATCTCCTCTTTCTTTCTGTTTGCTGGTACCCTGCAGGCTCAATCCTTCGATAAAGGGCTCAAATTATATCAGCAAGGAAAATATAAAGAAGCAGCATCTGTTTTTACACAGATTGATACAGATAAAGGACACCTTTTTTCTGGTAAAGCCTATTTCGGGCTGGGCAAATACCTTACAGCTAAGTCATATTTAGAACAACTTGATTCTGATGATACAGCTGAACTGTATTTAGAGGCCCAATATAACCTGGCACTCGCCGATTTTCAGCTCGGGCAATATGGTAAAGCATTAAATAGGTTATACCTATTAAAAGATCAGGAGCGGAAAACACAGCTAGTTACAGATGCTATTAACTTTTATGACGATATATTGCATTTCTTGACGATGAATCAGCGTAAAAATGCTTTTCAACAGGCAGATGCTCCACAAATTAAATACGACCTGGTAAATGCTGCCTTTGGTGATGTGGACTATTCGATAGCAAAGATGCTGTACAGTCAATTGGTACAAACTAAAATAGATACTACTATCCCTGCCATGCAGAAGTTATCGAAAATGATTCGTGACTCTGTAAGCTATGCAGTTGAAAAATCTTATAACAACAGCCCCACTATTCCCAAAGGCTTAACATATAATATTGGTGCAGCCCTACCGTCATATGATAATGACTCGGCAGATTTTGAAGTTGCTCGAAGCCTATATTTTGGATTTGTTTTAGCAGCAGAAACATTTAACCAACAGCACCCCAATAAAAAAGCATTTATCAGATTCCAAAACACTGCTGCCAATAAAGATACCGCGGCATTTGCGATGAATAATTTTGGATGGAACTTTAACGCAGATGCCATTCTAGGCCCCCTTTTCTCAGAACCTGCAAAAAAGATGGCCGAATATGCAGAACAATACCAAATTCCAATGCTTGCCCCCCTGGCTAATTCCGATGAACTAGATGGTGATAATCCCTATGTGTACCAGGCAAACCCAACTCTTGGTTCCCATGGTAAACAGATGGCTGAATATGCGGTAAATACGCTTAATATGGATACATTAGCTGTAATTGCTGAAAAAAATACCCTTGGGGTAAGTGCGGCTTATGAATTTCGCAATCGTGCAGAACGATTGGGGGCACGGGTCTCCTACTTTTTTATTGAAGACTTTGCCTCTCAAGGTTTTGAGCTCACGGAATACACAAAATATTTTACCGGTGATTCTGTCAAAGTTGATACTCTTGGTTACCACGAGCTTGATGGAATATATGCCCCCTTTACCGGCCAAGCTGCCCCTACTCTTGCAGAACTGCTTTGGGTTGACCTTGAAGGGTTAAGCAGTACTTTGCCCATCCTCGGTTCTCAAGTCTGGGGAGATATAAATGTCCCTAAAGATCAGTTTGATAATAGGAACATTTATTTTACAGAAAGCTTCTATCTCAATAAAAAAAGTCAAAAGGTAGAACAATTTAGCAAACGTTTTGAAGAACGATTCGATATAGAAGCCAATCGTTTTTCTATGATTGGTTACGATGCAGCTGGGTTTGTCTTACGCACATTAAACAGAATAGGTAACCCAGCTCTATTGAAAGATGCTTTAAAAAATCAGCCACTCTACGAGGGGTTGATTAGTAATATTTCTTTTGAAGGAGATCGAGTTAATCAGCAAGTCAAAATATTCACCGTTTCCAAAACAGGAGTACAACCTGTGCTAAAATATCGCTAA
- the mltG gene encoding endolytic transglycosylase MltG gives MLNIRSNTAISSDELIMGLLVLFISAFLVAESRWSRLHNEQAIYSDSAHHLYLHEKTDLTELSDSLSKAGIVKNREELRWAAELLGWKRFREGHYLIDKKYTYDAFLSKLARGIQDPVSVTILPGKSVGKIAAMVSEDMQFDSLSFRKVIRDSSILEKQKLTPRGVIGRLYPNTYSLFWTASPRKFFKRILSEFDKAVIKPNKSKFEKLDYTVDEIVTLASIVEWEAKSKAEQATISGLYWNRLERGMRLQADPTVNYAVGERRRLLYEDYRIDHPYNTYQYRGLPPGPITNPSSGAIEAALYPEKHDYLYMVASPDGTHSFSKTFEEHKRKSAEWRKWLQKQYRIKEQRKRNSE, from the coding sequence GTGTTGAATATCCGTTCTAATACTGCTATTTCCAGTGATGAGCTCATTATGGGGCTCTTGGTTCTGTTTATATCTGCTTTTTTAGTGGCAGAGTCTCGGTGGTCTCGATTACATAACGAGCAGGCTATATATTCTGATTCTGCCCATCATCTATATCTTCATGAAAAAACAGATCTGACAGAATTAAGTGATTCCCTTTCTAAAGCAGGGATTGTAAAAAATAGAGAAGAACTTCGTTGGGCAGCTGAACTCTTGGGGTGGAAGCGATTTCGTGAGGGACATTATTTGATTGATAAAAAATATACCTATGATGCATTTCTCTCAAAATTAGCTCGTGGCATTCAAGATCCCGTCTCTGTTACTATTTTACCAGGTAAAAGTGTGGGGAAAATTGCTGCTATGGTCTCTGAAGATATGCAGTTTGATTCCCTTTCATTTAGAAAGGTGATTAGAGATAGTTCAATATTGGAAAAACAGAAGTTAACCCCAAGGGGGGTTATCGGACGTTTATATCCCAATACCTATTCTTTGTTTTGGACCGCATCTCCTCGTAAGTTTTTTAAACGAATTTTAAGTGAATTTGACAAAGCGGTCATAAAACCCAATAAATCTAAATTTGAAAAACTGGATTATACCGTTGACGAAATTGTTACGCTTGCCTCAATAGTTGAATGGGAGGCTAAGTCGAAAGCTGAGCAGGCTACTATCAGTGGTCTCTATTGGAATCGGCTGGAACGAGGCATGCGGTTACAGGCAGATCCTACCGTCAATTATGCTGTAGGAGAGCGTCGGAGGTTGCTATATGAAGATTATCGGATTGATCATCCCTATAATACATATCAATATCGTGGGTTACCGCCGGGACCTATAACCAATCCAAGTTCAGGGGCCATTGAAGCAGCACTTTATCCTGAAAAACATGACTATTTATATATGGTAGCCAGCCCCGATGGCACACATTCATTTTCTAAAACCTTTGAAGAACACAAGCGGAAAAGCGCTGAATGGAGAAAGTGGCTTCAGAAACAGTATCGTATCAAGGAGCAACGAAAAAGAAACTCTGAATGA